The following are from one region of the Nostoc cf. commune SO-36 genome:
- a CDS encoding c-type cytochrome, whose product MAILKSKLGKIITSIAVVIVLLFGVVGYAGWYNLFREVPSEVYKSPEDHFKYGSIGTEQAQGVPYWIWLVLPRIFPDKLPGPGGYTSLGITWEEGKELPVGFSKKTIGFPRVGITCAVCHNATYRENLKDKPTIIAAGPSNKFDSQGYIRFLGNAASDPRFQADYILDEIKYSHEFPWWENLLYRFVIIPQTKKGLLQQKADFAWTDSRPNWGPGRIDPFNPVKFTTLRLPKDDTIGNSDMMPLWNQKQHQNFALHWDGLETSLRETVQTGAIGDGATKESLPVKDLQRVEDYISELPPPKYPFAVDEQLATQGKGIFSSTCASCHAFGGERTGKVIPVEEVGTDRHRLDMWTQQAADTYNKFGDGYPWDFSELRKTNGYVSVSLDGLWLRAPYLHNGSVPSLQDLLEKPENRPQSFYRGFDVYDQKKVGFISEGEEAQRVGFKYDISVPGNSNQGHLYGTDLPAKEKQALVEYLKTL is encoded by the coding sequence ATGGCAATACTTAAGTCAAAATTAGGGAAAATAATCACCTCAATTGCTGTAGTTATTGTCCTTCTTTTTGGGGTTGTAGGTTATGCGGGATGGTACAACCTTTTCCGCGAAGTGCCTAGCGAAGTTTATAAGTCACCAGAGGATCATTTTAAATATGGTTCTATTGGTACAGAACAGGCGCAAGGTGTGCCGTATTGGATTTGGTTAGTATTACCGCGTATATTTCCCGATAAGTTACCAGGGCCAGGCGGTTATACTTCTTTAGGGATTACATGGGAAGAAGGTAAAGAGCTACCAGTGGGTTTTTCTAAAAAAACCATTGGGTTTCCGAGAGTTGGCATAACTTGTGCTGTTTGTCATAATGCTACTTATCGAGAAAACCTCAAAGATAAGCCAACAATCATTGCAGCTGGGCCTTCAAATAAATTTGATTCGCAAGGCTATATTCGTTTTCTTGGTAACGCTGCTAGCGACCCCAGATTTCAAGCTGACTATATCCTTGATGAAATTAAATATAGCCATGAGTTTCCCTGGTGGGAAAACCTGCTTTATCGTTTTGTAATTATTCCCCAAACAAAGAAAGGACTGCTACAACAAAAAGCTGACTTTGCTTGGACTGATTCTCGCCCCAATTGGGGGCCGGGTAGAATTGACCCGTTTAACCCTGTGAAGTTCACTACTTTAAGGTTGCCTAAAGATGACACCATTGGTAACTCAGATATGATGCCTTTGTGGAATCAGAAGCAACACCAAAACTTTGCCCTGCATTGGGATGGTTTAGAAACTTCGCTGCGAGAAACAGTGCAGACTGGCGCTATTGGTGACGGTGCAACTAAAGAGTCTCTACCAGTAAAGGATCTCCAACGGGTAGAAGATTATATTTCGGAATTACCACCTCCTAAATATCCGTTTGCAGTTGATGAGCAACTAGCTACACAAGGGAAAGGAATTTTTAGCAGCACTTGTGCATCTTGTCACGCATTTGGCGGCGAAAGAACTGGTAAGGTGATTCCTGTTGAAGAAGTGGGAACTGACCGCCACCGTCTAGATATGTGGACGCAGCAAGCAGCAGATACTTACAACAAATTTGGTGATGGTTATCCTTGGGACTTCAGCGAGTTGCGGAAGACTAATGGTTATGTATCTGTCTCACTTGATGGTCTTTGGTTAAGAGCGCCTTATCTCCATAACGGTTCGGTGCCATCCTTGCAAGACTTGTTAGAAAAACCAGAGAATCGTCCTCAATCTTTTTACCGAGGATTTGATGTCTACGACCAGAAAAAAGTTGGCTTTATTTCCGAAGGAGAAGAAGCGCAACGTGTAGGTTTTAAATACGACATTAGTGTTCCCGGCAATAGTAATCAAGGACATCTCTATGGCACTGATTTACCCGCCAAAGAGAAACAAGCATTAGTCGAATATCTGAAAACTTTATAA
- a CDS encoding GMC family oxidoreductase N-terminal domain-containing protein, which produces MSQQFDVIVIGSGFGGSVVTCRLAESGARVLVLERGRRWTKDQYPRQAKDAWIYEHTQPQKYNGWLDLRFFKGMAVAQGAGVGGGSLCYSSVVLEANPTRFEQGWPREITYSELLPYYDRVRKMMGVRPIPPGQHTQRAKLMQQAAQKVGYSDRFQSMPLAISFDSDWNYQLEDPLNEKHSRQFVNAQGQKQGTCIHLGNCDLGCDVHAKNTLDLNYIPAGENKGAEVRSLHLVRYIQPDEGGYRVIFDRIEDGKLIRGEERAKIVVIAAGSLGSSELLLNSRDKYGTLPKISQQLGKKLEC; this is translated from the coding sequence ATGAGCCAGCAATTTGATGTCATCGTTATTGGCAGCGGCTTTGGTGGGTCAGTAGTTACCTGCCGTTTGGCTGAATCAGGAGCGCGGGTTTTGGTGTTAGAACGCGGACGGCGTTGGACTAAAGACCAATACCCACGTCAAGCCAAAGATGCCTGGATTTATGAACACACCCAGCCGCAAAAATATAATGGCTGGCTCGATTTACGTTTCTTTAAGGGGATGGCCGTAGCTCAGGGGGCGGGGGTTGGTGGTGGTTCTCTGTGCTATTCCAGCGTGGTTTTAGAAGCAAATCCGACGCGATTTGAGCAAGGCTGGCCACGGGAAATTACTTACAGTGAATTGCTGCCTTACTACGATCGCGTGCGAAAAATGATGGGTGTGCGTCCTATACCTCCAGGACAGCATACCCAACGGGCAAAATTGATGCAACAAGCGGCGCAAAAGGTGGGGTATAGCGATCGCTTCCAAAGTATGCCTTTAGCCATCTCCTTCGATTCAGACTGGAACTACCAACTGGAAGACCCTTTGAATGAAAAGCACTCGCGGCAATTTGTCAATGCCCAAGGGCAAAAACAAGGCACTTGTATCCATCTGGGTAATTGTGATTTAGGGTGTGATGTTCACGCCAAGAACACCCTTGATTTGAACTATATCCCGGCTGGAGAAAACAAAGGTGCAGAAGTGCGATCGCTCCACTTGGTACGCTATATTCAACCAGATGAAGGCGGCTATCGCGTCATCTTCGACCGCATCGAAGACGGCAAACTAATTCGTGGTGAAGAGAGGGCCAAAATAGTTGTCATCGCCGCAGGTTCCCTTGGTTCTAGTGAGTTGCTATTAAATAGCCGCGATAAGTACGGCACTTTACCTAAAATTAGTCAGCAACTCGGTAAAAAATTGGAGTGCTAA